Sequence from the Carassius auratus strain Wakin chromosome 32, ASM336829v1, whole genome shotgun sequence genome:
cacaaagtttactAATGTCATATGCAGACATCATGTtgaaacaactaaaaaaataaaaataaagaataagtaAAGTTAAATTATATTCCTAAGTGACACTTACTTAATGAGCAAGTTGTTTCagttaatcaaaaataataattttaaatcactcaaaaactattaaaaagtcACACAAACCCAAACTACTTGAGTTAGTAgaacttttttggaaaattaagtttatactactcaatcagtttaattattttgagcATTTGGGTTTACAGTGTGGTGCTGCAGGGTAAAGGGCTGCCCCATGCAGCTAACCGCCAAGAAACGTGACGTCTGATTGGCACAGgcctaaagggatagttgacgAATCACAAGTCAACAGTTAAAACATGGAAATATAGGATACATATAAGTGTGACATCAATAGActtaattatttcatattattttaactgccattcaaaagttgggGTAAGGATGAATTAAATCAAAAGTGAATGTGAagacaaatatttcaaataagtgcagATCTTTTAGCccttctattaataataataataataatgaaagtcacaatttccacaaaaatattaagcacaactGCCTATATTAAGCAaacctgttttcaacattaataataatcttttccaaatcagcatattagcatgatttttgaaggacactgaagactggagcaatggctgctgaaaattcagctttgccaacacaggaatgaattacattttaaaatatatttttaaaatagagaagtttttttaatttttattttattgtaatatctaataaaatgactgttttactatatttttaaccaagtacaaccttggtgagcatgaaacttctttcaaaaatacggtatataaaacaaatcttactgaccccaaatatttGAATAGTATATAGTGTATATGAAACATATAACGTCATTTTAAGtcgtttaattaataaatattagctCATTAGAGATGAGCATTGCAAATGATAGTGGTCTTGTTGTCCTTAAATGTACCTAGGCTTGTCCTCTGTTTCTTCATCTGAGCCGAGCTCTTCCTGATCAGGATTCATCTGGTATACAGACATGCTGGGGTGCTCGATCAACAGGTTCTCAAGACTGTTTGTGTCAGCGGAACCAAGTGACAGATTTTCTGCACAGGAAGCATATATTACTTCAGTTTAAAAACATTACTTAGGTCGATGGTAATGAGAGAAATCCGTAGGGGAACACAAATTCAGGTCCAGTTCCAATAAGGGATGTCAGAGCAGCGTTGACGCTTGAATTCATGGGACaatttatttccctttttttttatacaggcCCAATGATTAAGCTACAATATAATGGATACCAGGGGTAGTTGTCAAACAGGTGTTTGCCAAGGATGATAACTGTTTTAAGTTTTAGACTATAGAGATAAACAAGTGTTAGATAAGTGAATGCAATGAAACCACACCAGATACATTCAGACAAGATAGTGAGGGTTGTTTTTACCTACTCAgcacaagttatttatttatttttttcaccagcATGCTTTTgtcacattttgaaatgttacCCATTTATGTACTGTATTACAATATGTCACTAGTGTACATCACAGTTACTTAgatgtttttttcattgtataaATTGGCCTTCATATGTCTAGTGAACTGCCCTGGTTTCCTTTATATTTCAACTATAACATACACAGAAGCTAGAAATGAAGGTAACGACACTCACACTTTAAGCCTGATAAGAGTtgattattatttacatcaaTAAACCTAAGGATTATTTTAGTGTAAAAATCGGTCATATTTGAGCAATATAACCAAAACTTACCATGTATCTTTATAACAACCCATTCTCCTTCATCAAACTCGAGGAGGTTCGCACAGTTATCAGTTTCTTCTGCATTATCACTGTCTTTCTCTTCGCTTCCCAGCAGCTGTGCAAGTATTCTACTTATCATTTTCTGTTATGGCTTTGTCAGACTGTTATCtgtataaaaggaaaaaaaaaaaaaaaggaaaaaaattcagTAAAGAGTTATGTTGCCCTCTAGTGGACTCGACCACCAAGGCAATATTTTCCCTTTTGAAATGAGCAAATTAAGCATGCAAGTGTTTCTTTCTGTTGCTAAAGTTGTTGATGGAAAGCAACGTGCAAAATGTTTCAGGTGTCACATCAGACACTGTAGACAGCTTAACGAAATATTAAATGTAAGGTCATTTTCTGCTGGCCTGGTACAACTGATGCACTTGGCAACACATCAGCTGGTTGACCTAGACATGCTGTTCCCTTCCACAGACGGCTTATTTTTAACATTGTCTGGAATCTCTTTCTAAATTTAGCTTGATTTTAGACTAAAATCATATGTGAATCAGAATGAGATCATCCATACTCCTGTACAGGATCATATAT
This genomic interval carries:
- the si:ch211-260e23.9 gene encoding tumor protein p53-inducible nuclear protein 1; its protein translation is MISRILAQLLGSEEKDSDNAEETDNCANLLEFDEGEWVVIKIHENLSLGSADTNSLENLLIEHPSMSVYQMNPDQEELGSDEETEDKPRPVPIRRHVSWRLAAWGSPLPCSTILLSVQRARVYNEHRKLTRGALNRQNLTRTRYSPSERSYGYYKQPTQRLHNY